The nucleotide sequence TCTCCTTGCGGGACATTGACGCTCCGCCCGGAAGCCTTAAGCCGCACACAACTCCTCCGGCCTCGAGAATCTTCCTGAACGGCTCAAACCCTGCGTTACGGAACGCATCGGCCAAGTCGCACAGTTCCAGCTTCACGCGGAGATCCGGCTTGTCGCTCCCGAACCTGTCCATTGCTTCCCAGTAGGGCATACGCTTGAACGGTGTCGGAATGTCCACGCCCCTTATGAGCTTGAAGAGCCCCTTCATGTAGCCTTCCATGAGGGTCATGATGTCGTCCTCGACAATGTAGCTCATCTCTATATCTACCTGCGTGAACTCAGGCTGTCTGTCCGCGCGCAGGTCTTCATCCCTGAAGCACCGTGCTATCTGGTAATACCTGTCGAACCCGGAAATCATGAGTATCTGCTTGAACAGCTGCGGGCTCTGGGGAAGAGCGTAGAAGCATCCCTGATTCACCCTCGACGGCACGAGGTAATCACGCGCACCTTCTGGGGTTGCCTTTGTGAGCATCGGGGTCTCGAGCTCAACAAAATCACGCTCGCCGAGATACTGCCTCGTGTAGGCGTTAATCTTTGCGCGTGTGCGAAGGTTGAACTGCATCTTGTCCCTGCGGAGGTCAAGATAACGGTATTTCAGCCTGATGTTCTCGTCGACGCTGTCGGTCTCGTCGCCTACCTCAAAGGGTAATGGCCTTGCCTTGCTCATAACGAGGAAGTCGCTCGCTACTATCTCGATTGTGCCGGTCTTGAGCTCGGGGTTGTCCGTGCCTTCGGGACGGATGCGCATCCTGCCCTTGACGGCTATGCAGTACTCGTTGCGCAGACGGGCGGCCTGCTCGTGAATCTCTCCGGCTTCCGGGTTGAAGACTACCTGAATCGGCCCTGTCCAGTCCCACACTTCAATGAAGATTATTCCGCCCAAGTCGCGGCGGGCACGTACCCAGCCGTTAGCTCTGACTTCTTGGCCAGCGTCTGACTCGGTGAATGTTCCGCAAAGTTTCGTCCTCTGCCAAGTCTTGTCGAATATTCTTGCCAACTAATTACACGTTCCCTTCATGAATTATTGCGTATCAGCCTGAATATTATAGCGGTTTTACAACCTTATAGCTCCTGTGTTAATCAAGTAGGCGGCACAAGCTATATAACATGCGAACAAGGCGAAAATTTAAGCCTTGAAGCTCTGTGCCTCAAGTTCAGCTTTTTCCTGTTCCAGACGTTCACGCTCCAGTTCCAGACACCGTAAAACTTTTTGTGCGGCATCCTCATAGCCGAGACTCTTCTGGAAAAAGTCTACAGCCTCCGTGTACTTCCCTTCGTCCGTCAGACTGCAGGCCTTGTCGTAATATTCCTGACGGCATCTGATGGAGGTCTCGCGGTAAGTTTCGAGAGTCGTCCTCAGTTCGTCATCCGCAAACTGCATAGCTTTGGTGAAATTTCTGTGTCCCTCAACCTTCACAGAACCGAGTCTGCTCTGATTAGCTGTCGCATCCAAGTTACTCATTCTAAGCTCTGCCATCAGTTTTCCGAGATACGCGCGGGCATTCTTCGGCTCGATGTCAAGCACTCTGTCGCAATACTCGTCGGCCTTCGCAAACTCCCCGTACCTCAAGCCCTGCACTGCAAGCCTGACACTTGAATACTGCCACCGTCAATCCTCCTCCTGTTCCTGCGCTAATATTCCCCATAACTCTTCGTGTGCGTCAAGCTGTACGCTGCTGTTGCCTTTCACGAACCTGCCTATTACGCTTGAGGTTACGCCTTCCTCCGACAACTTGGCCTGAGCCTGCGGGATGCTCTCCTGCGGAACAACAGCGAGCAGCATTCCAGAAGAGATGAGATTTAGGGGGTTGAAGTCCAGTCTCTTGGCCGCCCTCATAGTCAGAGGTGATACCGGCACTTTCTCTCCTAACAGCTCAACTCCCAGCCCGCAAGCCTGTGATGTTTCGAGAAGCGCACCGTTTATGCCTCCTTCTGTAGGGTCATGCATGTAGCACGCGAACTCACGAAGAATCTTTGCTGGTTTCACTACTGACAGAGCATTTTTCCACGAGCATATTTCCGCCAGCTCTTCACGGGAGAACAGCCCCTCTAACAGTTCCGGCCTGTCGTGTGCGATTATGCTCATCCCCTCTAACCCTGCGTGTCCTGTCGCAATAACAGCGTCGCCCTCGCGGATATTTTTTGTGCTGAGCTCATACTTGGTCATTCCGAGCATCGTTGCTGACAGAACGGGGAAGTCATAACGGTCTGTAAGTTCTGTGTGGCCTCCGGCTACTGCTATGTTCATCTCTCTGCATGTCTCGTGAATCTCCTGCATTGTCGCGGCGATGAAGTCTGCTCCGAGCTTGTCGGGGACTATGAGGGTTACGACAATCCATGAAGGGTCTGCACCCTTGCAGGCTATGTCGTTGGCGTTGACGTGAACGAGGAGGCTTCCTGCACCCTTGACCGCACCAGTTACGGGGTCAGAGGCGGCGACGAGGATTCCTTCAGGGACACGGATTAACGCGGCATCTTCGCCGAGACCTCCGCCGACGAGCAGGTCTTCTCTGTGAGCTCCTGTGTAATTCAGGACTTTCTGCTTAAGAATATCAGGCTGTAACTTTCCGGGCATTTAGTGATTCACCT is from Synergistaceae bacterium and encodes:
- the aspS gene encoding aspartate--tRNA ligase, translating into MARIFDKTWQRTKLCGTFTESDAGQEVRANGWVRARRDLGGIIFIEVWDWTGPIQVVFNPEAGEIHEQAARLRNEYCIAVKGRMRIRPEGTDNPELKTGTIEIVASDFLVMSKARPLPFEVGDETDSVDENIRLKYRYLDLRRDKMQFNLRTRAKINAYTRQYLGERDFVELETPMLTKATPEGARDYLVPSRVNQGCFYALPQSPQLFKQILMISGFDRYYQIARCFRDEDLRADRQPEFTQVDIEMSYIVEDDIMTLMEGYMKGLFKLIRGVDIPTPFKRMPYWEAMDRFGSDKPDLRVKLELCDLADAFRNAGFEPFRKILEAGGVVCGLRLPGGASMSRKEILDLENRAIKLGTSGLANFLYKDGGLKGPLMKFLKPEDAEKVKELGGMQPDDALFIVANESRRKACEILGTLRLELGRAREDLFDNAPDNWQFLWVTRFPLFEWSAEEKRWEAMHHPFTSPALDNDIPFDEDPANALARAYDCVLNGNEVGGGSIRIHDPDVQARLFKCLGITPEEAKRRFGFFLDALSYGTPPHGGIALGVDRLVMLLCGGNSIREVMAFPKTQKAQCLMSGAPDAVEQERLDELAISVVKDE
- a CDS encoding AIR synthase family protein — encoded protein: MPGKLQPDILKQKVLNYTGAHREDLLVGGGLGEDAALIRVPEGILVAASDPVTGAVKGAGSLLVHVNANDIACKGADPSWIVVTLIVPDKLGADFIAATMQEIHETCREMNIAVAGGHTELTDRYDFPVLSATMLGMTKYELSTKNIREGDAVIATGHAGLEGMSIIAHDRPELLEGLFSREELAEICSWKNALSVVKPAKILREFACYMHDPTEGGINGALLETSQACGLGVELLGEKVPVSPLTMRAAKRLDFNPLNLISSGMLLAVVPQESIPQAQAKLSEEGVTSSVIGRFVKGNSSVQLDAHEELWGILAQEQEED